In Pseudoalteromonas marina, a genomic segment contains:
- a CDS encoding NADPH-dependent FMN reductase, giving the protein MKFLLFLGTVRESSPPKPVRLGSRVSKACLLCLQSHFSEHEFEIIDALDYPNDAVFKPHFAYTQHNAPTKLNNLADKIKSADGYIMISPEYNHSMSPALADLLNHFGSSLFSYKPSAIVSYSAGQWGGVRAAISMRTFLSELGCLPVSSMIHVPKAQDVFNELGEFATDDDQNSWFNYFSRTFNQLIWWAEAAKIQAECKNPHNMIASFKTSPAQRNAPKTTTN; this is encoded by the coding sequence ATGAAGTTTTTATTGTTTTTAGGCACTGTGCGTGAGAGCTCCCCCCCTAAACCAGTACGTCTTGGAAGTAGGGTAAGTAAAGCATGTTTATTGTGTTTGCAGTCACACTTTAGTGAACATGAATTTGAAATAATTGATGCGTTAGATTACCCAAACGATGCTGTATTTAAACCTCACTTTGCATATACACAGCACAATGCCCCGACTAAACTGAATAATTTGGCCGATAAAATTAAATCTGCTGATGGCTACATAATGATCAGCCCTGAATATAATCACTCTATGAGCCCTGCATTAGCTGATCTTCTCAATCACTTTGGTAGTTCACTGTTTTCGTATAAACCCAGTGCGATTGTTTCTTATTCTGCTGGGCAGTGGGGTGGGGTTCGTGCAGCCATTAGTATGCGCACTTTTTTATCAGAACTTGGGTGTTTACCAGTATCGTCGATGATTCATGTTCCAAAAGCACAGGATGTGTTTAACGAGCTTGGAGAGTTTGCTACTGATGATGATCAGAACTCTTGGTTTAACTACTTTTCTCGTACATTTAATCAATTAATATGGTGGGCTGAGGCCGCTAAAATACAGGCTGAATGTAAAAACCCTCATAATATGATTGCAAGCTTTAAAACAAGCCCCGCGCAGCGAAATGCGCCTAAAACAACTACTAATTAA
- a CDS encoding leucyl aminopeptidase family protein produces MKHIIKASLLTLAISASLNTHAAQFSFSSKVDNDAHTLIVFYSQDGKNNQFKNLDKQFNGQLQRIIDVENFEGKYAKTTQLIAPLNSNYKRILVVGTGKQNELNKARIAKLGGNVHAQLVKYKADTANVLFDDVTGVDANHLLAANFAHGANLRDHRFEKYKQIPSTQTVTYSFDVDSTKKTKATYKQLESIQAGVFLARDLTSEVATEMTPVDFANAAKELESLGVTITVLKPEQLKELGMGALEAVGRGSDQGARLVVAHYKGSNDDPIALVGKGITFDSGGYSIKTGSSIARMKSDMAGAAAVLGTVKAMAMAKADKNVVAVMGMAANMVSQFAVAPGDVVRTAEGLSVEILNTDAEGRLVLSDAMWYARKHFNPSIMIDVATLTGSKIRAVGNEYAAVFSKDDTLVNQLTLAGEQVNENLWRLPLGYKDMLKSDIADITNVGSGGPGATTAATFLEHFAGETRWVHIDIAGNALVKKGKGELSPGGTGYGVRLLSEWLLAN; encoded by the coding sequence ATGAAACACATAATTAAAGCCTCTCTCTTAACGCTGGCAATAAGCGCTAGTTTAAATACACACGCAGCACAGTTTTCGTTTTCTTCTAAAGTAGACAACGATGCACACACATTAATTGTGTTTTATAGCCAAGATGGAAAAAACAACCAATTTAAAAACCTCGACAAACAATTTAATGGACAGCTGCAACGTATAATTGATGTTGAAAACTTTGAAGGTAAATACGCCAAAACAACACAGCTGATTGCCCCGCTTAATAGTAACTATAAACGTATATTAGTTGTCGGAACTGGTAAACAAAACGAGTTAAATAAAGCACGCATTGCTAAATTAGGCGGAAACGTGCACGCTCAATTAGTTAAATATAAAGCAGATACCGCCAATGTATTATTTGACGATGTAACGGGTGTTGATGCAAACCATTTACTTGCTGCAAACTTTGCGCATGGCGCAAACCTGCGTGACCATCGTTTTGAAAAATACAAACAAATACCTAGCACGCAAACAGTGACTTACTCGTTTGATGTCGATAGCACAAAAAAGACGAAAGCGACGTATAAACAGCTAGAAAGTATTCAGGCCGGTGTATTTTTAGCACGCGATCTTACCTCTGAAGTAGCCACTGAAATGACGCCAGTTGATTTTGCAAATGCAGCAAAAGAGCTTGAATCGTTAGGCGTGACCATTACAGTTTTAAAGCCTGAACAACTTAAAGAGCTTGGTATGGGCGCATTAGAAGCCGTTGGCCGCGGTAGCGATCAGGGTGCTCGCTTAGTCGTTGCCCATTATAAAGGCTCTAACGACGACCCAATAGCATTAGTAGGTAAAGGTATAACATTCGACTCGGGCGGTTATAGTATTAAAACAGGTTCATCTATCGCGCGTATGAAATCAGACATGGCAGGCGCTGCAGCTGTACTCGGTACGGTTAAAGCAATGGCTATGGCCAAAGCCGACAAAAACGTTGTAGCTGTGATGGGCATGGCGGCAAATATGGTTTCGCAATTTGCAGTAGCACCTGGCGATGTTGTTCGAACAGCTGAAGGCTTAAGTGTTGAAATACTCAACACCGATGCCGAAGGCCGTTTAGTTTTAAGTGATGCAATGTGGTATGCACGTAAGCACTTCAACCCAAGCATAATGATTGATGTAGCTACACTTACTGGTTCAAAAATTCGTGCCGTTGGTAACGAGTATGCGGCTGTTTTCTCAAAAGACGACACACTCGTAAATCAGCTAACACTTGCTGGCGAGCAGGTAAACGAAAACCTATGGCGTTTACCATTAGGTTATAAAGATATGCTTAAATCAGACATTGCCGACATAACAAACGTAGGGTCTGGCGGACCTGGCGCAACCACTGCAGCAACGTTTTTAGAGCATTTTGCGGGTGAAACCCGTTGGGTTCATATTGATATTGCAGGTAACGCGTTAGTTAAAAAAGGAAAAGGTGAACTATCACCTGGCGGCACAGGCTATGGTGTACGCTTGTTAAGTGAATGGCTATTAGCTAATTAA
- a CDS encoding lipoyl domain-containing protein: protein MNSDVLIPHLPEPTMSALATKIYVTEGQHVKKDDTLLDVETDKVVLEIVAMANGVVTKININEGEQVSSNQVVMQFEYDEVTEELIQAPLSDKPAFQNNTSDVDQINTHDIQSSVTETPIHNEIINLDPTIDDPKQACLDKHNDTPHTESKIVTRAQLPQEVSHSGESKGVFYTVAVLVVGIIIGVTASRFIFN from the coding sequence ATGAACAGTGATGTTTTAATACCTCATTTACCCGAACCAACAATGTCTGCTTTGGCTACAAAAATATATGTGACTGAGGGGCAACACGTAAAAAAAGATGACACATTACTTGATGTGGAAACTGATAAAGTTGTTCTTGAAATTGTTGCTATGGCTAACGGAGTTGTCACCAAAATAAATATAAATGAAGGTGAGCAGGTTAGCTCAAACCAAGTGGTGATGCAGTTTGAATATGACGAAGTAACTGAGGAGTTAATACAAGCCCCTTTGAGTGATAAACCTGCATTTCAAAATAACACCAGCGACGTAGACCAAATTAACACCCATGATATTCAGAGCTCAGTTACTGAAACACCCATTCATAATGAAATAATAAATCTAGATCCAACGATTGATGATCCCAAACAGGCTTGCTTGGATAAACATAATGATACGCCACATACAGAATCTAAAATAGTCACCAGAGCACAGCTACCTCAAGAAGTAAGCCATAGTGGTGAGAGTAAAGGGGTATTTTATACGGTTGCTGTACTAGTGGTAGGCATTATTATTGGTGTAACAGCGAGTCGCTTTATATTTAATTAG
- a CDS encoding DUF5924 family protein encodes MNKIKSLITQFINAMQKRPGLLAVLAFCSGIASYVLVDRKESFAQVVALVLLISWLWLIVDNWLRDKVEERFGVSVSPNVTRFALQMIQQESLFFALPFFLVVTQWDHPQAVFTSLIILSAVASVIDPFYYKKLAKNRTLFTVFHNFALFVVLLVTLPILFSLTTSQSLAAALVIAVVLTLPSLTNLMPNAPWWRLPILAIILFSLSVGIWQLRSFVPPAALHLTSITLAHEVNEQSKKPIGNINSLNERSLHAKGLYTWTAVKAPRGLNEKIFHVWTHNKKQVDKIALNISGGRKSGYRAWTHKVNFPQNAAGKWQVKVMTESGQLIGLTKFTVTP; translated from the coding sequence ATGAACAAAATAAAATCGTTGATTACTCAATTTATTAATGCAATGCAAAAACGACCGGGCTTACTGGCTGTTTTAGCGTTCTGCTCTGGTATTGCAAGCTACGTGCTAGTTGATAGAAAGGAGTCGTTTGCGCAAGTTGTTGCTTTAGTTTTACTTATAAGCTGGTTGTGGTTAATTGTAGATAATTGGCTTCGTGATAAAGTTGAAGAACGATTTGGTGTGAGTGTTTCACCTAATGTAACACGCTTTGCTCTACAAATGATTCAGCAAGAGAGTTTGTTTTTTGCGCTGCCATTTTTTTTAGTTGTTACCCAGTGGGACCATCCTCAAGCAGTTTTTACATCACTTATTATTTTGAGTGCGGTTGCATCGGTTATTGATCCCTTCTATTACAAAAAATTAGCTAAAAATAGAACGCTATTTACGGTGTTTCATAACTTCGCTTTGTTTGTGGTTTTACTTGTTACATTGCCTATTTTGTTCAGCTTAACAACCAGTCAAAGTTTAGCTGCTGCATTAGTTATAGCCGTAGTATTAACATTACCTAGTCTTACTAATTTAATGCCTAATGCGCCGTGGTGGCGTTTACCTATTTTAGCAATAATTTTATTCAGTTTGAGTGTAGGCATATGGCAATTAAGAAGCTTTGTTCCACCTGCCGCGCTGCACCTAACAAGCATTACATTAGCGCATGAGGTAAATGAGCAAAGTAAAAAACCGATAGGAAATATTAACTCGTTAAATGAACGCTCGTTACACGCAAAAGGGCTTTATACATGGACAGCGGTAAAAGCACCGCGAGGGTTAAACGAAAAGATATTTCATGTATGGACACACAATAAAAAGCAGGTAGATAAAATAGCGCTTAATATCAGCGGTGGGCGTAAAAGTGGTTATAGAGCATGGACACACAAAGTAAATTTTCCACAAAACGCGGCAGGAAAGTGGCAAGTTAAGGTTATGACTGAATCAGGCCAGTTAATTGGTTTAACTAAATTTACGGTGACGCCTTAA
- a CDS encoding cytochrome b gives MNFKNTTTHYNKLSIALHWLMFILIVTVYGSIELRELFDKGTEARDAFKMWHFMLGLSVLALVSVRVVARLVSGAAPAIQPEPAKWQNKLATFVHIALYVFMFAMPIAGWLILCLAGKPIPFFGLELPALAAQNFELAKSIKEIHETAGEVGYYVIGLHAAAALFHHYVLADNTVSRMRFPKY, from the coding sequence ATGAATTTTAAAAACACAACGACTCATTACAATAAACTCTCTATAGCCTTACACTGGCTTATGTTTATTTTAATTGTCACTGTTTACGGCAGTATTGAACTTCGCGAATTATTTGATAAAGGCACTGAAGCCCGTGATGCCTTTAAAATGTGGCACTTTATGTTGGGTTTATCTGTGCTAGCTTTAGTTAGTGTGAGGGTAGTTGCGCGTTTAGTGAGTGGTGCAGCACCTGCCATACAACCAGAGCCTGCAAAATGGCAAAATAAATTAGCTACATTTGTTCATATTGCGCTGTATGTGTTTATGTTTGCTATGCCTATAGCTGGTTGGTTAATTTTGTGTTTAGCAGGTAAACCCATCCCGTTTTTTGGTTTAGAGTTGCCTGCATTAGCCGCTCAAAACTTTGAACTCGCTAAAAGTATTAAAGAGATACATGAAACCGCAGGGGAAGTGGGGTATTACGTAATAGGTTTACATGCGGCTGCGGCTTTATTTCACCATTATGTTTTGGCTGATAATACGGTATCGCGAATGCGTTTTCCGAAATACTAG
- a CDS encoding TonB family protein: MSSALIATVLLASINTPNYEVSACDKSKFSVNHAVAAKWPLIEDHLRLDGGYVKIEAIVNSAGFVTSQKIVDTKPRRVFDRSAKKAMKQWSFSESNKEERCFNVVFKFKLVR, encoded by the coding sequence ATGAGTTCTGCATTAATCGCAACAGTGTTGCTTGCATCAATTAACACTCCAAACTATGAAGTATCAGCTTGTGACAAGTCTAAGTTTTCTGTTAATCATGCTGTTGCCGCCAAGTGGCCTTTGATTGAAGATCATCTTCGCTTAGATGGAGGGTATGTAAAAATAGAAGCAATAGTAAACTCTGCAGGCTTTGTAACTTCACAAAAAATAGTAGATACAAAACCTCGGCGTGTATTTGATCGCTCAGCTAAAAAAGCTATGAAGCAGTGGTCATTCTCGGAGAGTAACAAAGAAGAAAGATGCTTTAATGTTGTTTTTAAATTCAAACTAGTGCGTTAA
- a CDS encoding SDR family oxidoreductase, with the protein MEIKNNTVVITGGAQGLGFAMAQKFAAMGANIALIDMAQDLLNNACEQLNQLEGVKGIIKGYAANVTVESEVENVFSTINNDFGHIGVLINNAGILRDGMFIKAKDGKVVKKMSLEQFQSVIDVNLTGVFLAGREAASHMIESGKGGVIVNMSSVARAGNIGQTNYAASKAGVVALTTTWAKELGRFGIRVGAIAPGVISTAMTDAMKPEAKQRMLAVTPVGRFGESDEIAHTAQYIIENDFFTGRVVEIDGGIRL; encoded by the coding sequence GTGGAAATTAAAAATAATACGGTAGTAATCACAGGTGGAGCACAAGGTTTAGGTTTCGCTATGGCGCAAAAGTTTGCAGCTATGGGTGCAAATATTGCACTTATTGACATGGCACAAGATTTATTAAACAACGCATGCGAGCAACTAAACCAGCTTGAAGGCGTAAAAGGTATAATTAAAGGTTACGCTGCTAATGTGACGGTGGAAAGTGAAGTAGAAAACGTATTTAGTACCATTAACAATGATTTTGGCCATATTGGTGTGCTTATTAACAACGCTGGTATTTTGCGTGACGGCATGTTCATAAAAGCTAAAGACGGAAAAGTGGTTAAAAAAATGTCGCTAGAGCAATTTCAATCAGTGATTGATGTTAATCTTACCGGCGTATTTTTAGCAGGGCGCGAAGCTGCAAGCCACATGATTGAATCAGGCAAAGGCGGCGTCATAGTTAATATGTCGAGCGTAGCGCGCGCGGGTAACATAGGCCAAACAAATTACGCGGCATCAAAAGCCGGTGTAGTGGCACTTACCACCACATGGGCAAAAGAACTTGGCCGTTTTGGTATACGCGTAGGCGCTATTGCACCAGGTGTAATAAGCACCGCCATGACCGACGCCATGAAGCCAGAAGCTAAACAACGTATGCTTGCGGTAACACCCGTAGGGCGCTTTGGTGAAAGCGACGAAATTGCCCATACCGCACAGTACATTATCGAAAACGACTTTTTCACCGGTCGTGTAGTAGAGATAGACGGCGGTATTCGTTTGTAA
- the mmsB gene encoding 3-hydroxyisobutyrate dehydrogenase, whose amino-acid sequence MTKLNIGFIGLGNMGGPMAANLVKAGHTVTVFDLNQSVVSELASQGAKAGVDAAQCSTNADVLISMLPAGKHVKSLYLGNNDNNGLIEVLSKNTLVIDCSTIDAESARVVGNALDEQGIRFVDAPVSGGVAGATAGTLTFIVGGEQTAFEKANTVLVDMGKNIFHAGDIGAGQVAKICNNMLLSILMAGTSEAIQMGINNGLDPKVLSDIMTASSGRNWTLELYNPCPDVMETAPASNNYKPGFMVDLMAKDLGLAMEAAQQSNSSTPMGSMAKNLYTMLQHQGAGSDDFSAIFKLFSK is encoded by the coding sequence ATGACTAAACTTAATATTGGTTTTATCGGATTAGGAAACATGGGCGGCCCTATGGCGGCAAATTTAGTAAAAGCGGGGCACACAGTCACTGTTTTTGATTTAAACCAGTCGGTCGTAAGTGAACTTGCTAGCCAAGGGGCTAAAGCGGGCGTTGATGCAGCGCAATGTTCCACCAATGCCGACGTTCTGATCAGCATGTTACCTGCAGGCAAGCATGTGAAATCGCTATACTTAGGTAATAACGATAACAATGGACTAATTGAGGTTTTAAGCAAAAATACCTTAGTGATTGACTGCTCTACAATTGATGCCGAATCGGCACGCGTTGTAGGAAATGCACTTGACGAGCAAGGTATACGCTTTGTTGATGCACCGGTTTCAGGTGGTGTAGCCGGGGCAACGGCAGGAACGCTTACGTTTATCGTAGGTGGTGAACAAACCGCATTCGAAAAAGCAAATACTGTATTAGTAGATATGGGTAAAAACATATTTCATGCTGGCGATATTGGTGCAGGTCAAGTTGCAAAAATATGCAACAACATGCTGCTTAGCATATTAATGGCAGGCACAAGTGAAGCCATTCAAATGGGTATTAATAACGGGTTAGATCCAAAAGTGCTGAGCGATATTATGACTGCAAGCTCAGGTCGAAATTGGACATTAGAGTTATATAATCCGTGTCCAGATGTAATGGAGACAGCACCGGCTAGTAATAATTATAAGCCAGGTTTTATGGTTGACTTAATGGCAAAAGATTTAGGTCTTGCCATGGAAGCAGCTCAGCAAAGTAATTCATCAACGCCAATGGGTTCAATGGCAAAAAACTTGTACACTATGCTTCAGCATCAAGGTGCAGGCAGTGATGACTTTAGCGCAATATTTAAATTGTTTTCGAAGTAG
- a CDS encoding enoyl-CoA hydratase/isomerase family protein — protein MSDLTLLNKADDSVLFETATAANGRLIGLITLNAPKSLNALNFNMIKLLTPQLKAWANDDAIAMVILKGAGEKAFCAGGDVVSLHHAMAQGEPTSLVEEFFTQEYKLDYLIHTYVKPILVWGNGIVMGGGLGLMAGASHRVVTETSRIAMPEQTIGLYPDVGGSYFLHKMPKSVGLFLGLTSASINCDDACFVSLGDHFIDSGKYNDMLNTILATSWSKSASENHAVLTNLLNELNAQSADMPIGNVSANLKTIQTLGSFASLQEQVDYLLSLSTDDKWLQRAQKSLKHGCPLSCALVSEQLKASEGKTLLDCFKMELGMSVRAGEVGEFQEGVRALLIDKDGAPNWQYPTLHDVPSSVVNSFFDNRYGTRHPLDDLDTATQK, from the coding sequence ATGAGTGATTTAACCTTATTAAATAAAGCGGATGATTCAGTACTTTTTGAGACGGCAACCGCAGCCAACGGCCGTTTAATTGGGCTTATTACACTAAACGCACCTAAATCGTTAAATGCGCTTAATTTTAACATGATCAAATTGCTTACTCCTCAACTAAAGGCATGGGCAAACGACGATGCCATCGCAATGGTTATTTTAAAAGGGGCAGGAGAAAAAGCGTTTTGTGCTGGTGGCGATGTAGTAAGCCTTCATCATGCAATGGCACAAGGTGAACCAACAAGCTTAGTTGAAGAGTTTTTTACCCAAGAATATAAGCTCGATTACCTTATACATACCTACGTTAAACCTATTCTTGTTTGGGGAAACGGGATTGTAATGGGAGGCGGTTTAGGGCTAATGGCTGGCGCAAGCCACCGTGTTGTTACCGAAACCTCACGTATTGCAATGCCAGAACAAACAATAGGTTTATACCCCGATGTAGGCGGCAGCTATTTTTTGCATAAAATGCCCAAAAGTGTTGGCTTGTTTTTAGGGTTAACGTCAGCGTCTATTAATTGCGACGATGCTTGTTTTGTATCACTTGGCGATCACTTTATTGACAGCGGTAAATACAACGACATGCTAAACACTATTTTAGCTACAAGCTGGAGTAAGAGTGCAAGCGAAAACCACGCGGTGCTAACTAATTTATTAAATGAGTTAAACGCGCAGTCTGCTGATATGCCAATAGGAAACGTTAGCGCTAATTTAAAAACAATTCAAACACTAGGTAGTTTTGCCTCATTGCAAGAGCAAGTTGATTACCTATTAAGCTTAAGCACCGACGACAAGTGGTTACAACGTGCGCAAAAATCGTTAAAACATGGGTGCCCACTCAGCTGTGCGTTAGTCAGTGAGCAGCTTAAAGCAAGTGAAGGTAAAACCCTTTTAGACTGCTTTAAAATGGAACTAGGCATGTCGGTAAGAGCCGGTGAAGTAGGTGAGTTCCAAGAAGGCGTTAGAGCACTGTTAATCGATAAAGACGGCGCTCCCAATTGGCAATACCCAACACTCCATGATGTGCCAAGTAGCGTAGTTAATAGCTTTTTTGATAATCGTTACGGCACTCGTCACCCACTTGATGACCTAGACACGGCAACACAAAAATAA
- a CDS encoding enoyl-CoA hydratase, which yields MSESKPSIELTTEGHVAILTMSNPPANTWTKDTLIDLKNKVNALNNNKNIYALVLTGEGDKFFSAGADLNVFASGDKGIAADMSRVFGEAFEALTNFRGVSVAAINGYAMGGGLEVALACDIRVAEQQAQMALPEAKVGLLPCAGGTQNLAWLVGEGWAKRMILCGERLKADKALHIGLVEEVVGQGESFAAALNLANQVSEQSPSSVAACKTLIQKGRHQPMASVLPLERELFVGLFDTDDQKEGVNAFLEKRKAKWVNG from the coding sequence ATGTCTGAATCAAAACCAAGCATTGAGTTAACAACCGAAGGCCATGTTGCTATTTTAACGATGTCTAACCCGCCAGCGAATACCTGGACAAAAGACACCTTAATTGATTTAAAAAATAAAGTTAACGCGCTTAATAACAATAAAAACATTTATGCCTTAGTGCTAACGGGTGAAGGCGATAAGTTTTTTAGCGCAGGCGCCGACCTTAATGTATTTGCAAGTGGTGACAAAGGTATTGCTGCAGACATGTCGCGTGTATTTGGCGAAGCGTTTGAAGCATTAACTAATTTTAGAGGCGTGTCGGTTGCTGCTATTAACGGCTATGCGATGGGCGGCGGTTTAGAGGTTGCATTAGCGTGTGATATACGCGTTGCTGAACAACAAGCGCAAATGGCACTCCCCGAGGCAAAAGTCGGTTTATTACCGTGTGCAGGTGGCACGCAAAATTTAGCATGGTTAGTGGGCGAAGGCTGGGCTAAACGCATGATTTTGTGCGGCGAGCGCTTAAAAGCTGATAAAGCACTGCACATTGGATTAGTCGAAGAGGTTGTTGGCCAAGGTGAGAGTTTTGCTGCTGCGCTTAATCTTGCAAACCAAGTAAGCGAGCAAAGCCCTAGCTCGGTTGCGGCATGTAAAACATTGATTCAAAAAGGGCGCCACCAACCCATGGCGAGCGTTTTACCATTAGAGCGCGAACTATTTGTTGGTTTATTTGATACTGATGATCAAAAAGAAGGGGTAAATGCCTTTTTAGAAAAGCGTAAAGCAAAATGGGTAAATGGCTAA
- a CDS encoding acyl-CoA dehydrogenase family protein, protein MDFNLSEDQQAFAQTARQFAESELAPHAAKWDREHIFPKDTIKAAGELGFCGLYTPEDAGGLGLSRLDSSIIFEQLALGCTATTAMLTIHNMATWMVASFGTDAIKDQYVDQLVMGELLASYCLTEPGSGSDAASLKTKALRDGDEYVINGSKMFISGAGETEVLVVMARTGGEGAAGISAFVVPADAKGVEYGKAEEKMGWNAQPTRLISFEDVRIPAHNLLGAEGEGFKFAMQGLDGGRINIATCSIGTAQAALNTAREYLKERSQFGKPLAAFQALQFKIADMNTELVAARQMVRLAAFKLDTGDSEKTTYCAMAKRFATDVGFTVCNEALQIHGGYGYIKEYPLERHVRDVRVHQILEGTNEIMRVIIARRILAESASEIL, encoded by the coding sequence ATGGACTTTAACTTATCAGAAGACCAACAAGCTTTTGCACAAACTGCTCGCCAATTTGCCGAGTCAGAGCTTGCACCTCACGCGGCTAAATGGGATCGCGAACATATTTTTCCTAAAGATACGATAAAAGCAGCCGGTGAGTTAGGCTTTTGTGGTTTATACACACCAGAGGACGCGGGCGGCCTTGGTTTATCACGTTTAGACTCAAGCATTATTTTTGAACAACTTGCGCTAGGGTGTACGGCAACCACTGCCATGCTCACTATTCATAATATGGCTACCTGGATGGTTGCAAGTTTCGGTACAGACGCTATAAAAGATCAATATGTAGACCAATTAGTTATGGGTGAGTTATTAGCATCATACTGCTTAACTGAGCCTGGTTCTGGTTCAGATGCAGCTTCACTTAAAACAAAAGCATTACGCGACGGCGACGAATACGTTATTAACGGTTCTAAAATGTTTATATCGGGTGCAGGCGAAACCGAAGTGCTAGTGGTTATGGCGCGTACTGGTGGCGAAGGCGCTGCGGGTATTTCTGCGTTTGTTGTACCGGCCGATGCAAAAGGCGTTGAATACGGTAAAGCAGAAGAAAAAATGGGGTGGAATGCACAGCCTACACGACTAATAAGCTTTGAAGATGTGCGTATTCCTGCACATAACTTACTTGGAGCAGAAGGCGAAGGTTTTAAGTTTGCAATGCAAGGGCTAGATGGCGGGCGTATTAATATTGCCACCTGTTCAATTGGTACCGCACAAGCGGCCTTAAATACAGCACGTGAATACCTCAAAGAGCGCTCACAATTTGGTAAACCGCTGGCTGCTTTTCAAGCGTTACAATTTAAAATTGCTGATATGAACACAGAGCTTGTAGCGGCGCGCCAAATGGTAAGGCTTGCGGCATTTAAACTTGATACTGGCGACAGCGAAAAAACTACTTATTGTGCTATGGCCAAACGCTTTGCAACCGATGTTGGTTTTACAGTGTGTAATGAAGCACTTCAAATACATGGTGGTTATGGTTACATAAAAGAATACCCATTAGAGCGCCATGTACGTGACGTGCGCGTTCATCAAATACTTGAAGGCACAAACGAAATAATGCGTGTGATTATTGCGCGTCGAATTTTAGCTGAATCAGCAAGCGAAATATTATAA